In Panacibacter ginsenosidivorans, the following proteins share a genomic window:
- a CDS encoding glycerate kinase family protein — MKIVIAPNAFKNSLNAQDVAEAISKGLQQSKLQCETICFPVGDGGDGTGALLAAHFNAKKIIKTVHDPLGRIIEASYDFSNESKTAIIEMADASGLRLLNPEEYDPLHATTYGTGELIKAALDSGANQIIICIGGSATVDAGTGIMQALGGKFFDIHEKELQQLPATLKDLFAVNLLSLDSRILHTEIIVLCDVENTLLGAHGAAKIFGPQKGATQNDILILEEGFKKLCNIVYDESGKDMSMIKHGGAAGGVAAGLYTFLHAKLVNGIDHFLQVTNFDKALQHTDLVITGEGSIDTQTLNGKGPFGVAQKAKQYNLPVVGIAGKVPLLEDNNLQKYFDVLMPISNEAMDLYTAMQYTYENLIRTARSLGDLIAMKNTA; from the coding sequence ATGAAAATAGTTATAGCGCCCAATGCTTTTAAGAATAGTTTAAACGCACAAGATGTTGCTGAAGCTATCAGTAAAGGCTTACAGCAAAGCAAACTTCAATGCGAAACAATTTGTTTTCCTGTGGGTGATGGTGGCGATGGAACAGGCGCATTGCTGGCTGCACATTTCAATGCAAAAAAAATTATTAAAACTGTTCATGATCCATTAGGCAGGATCATCGAAGCGTCATATGACTTTAGTAATGAAAGCAAAACAGCTATCATAGAAATGGCAGATGCATCGGGCTTACGTTTATTAAACCCGGAAGAATATGATCCTTTGCATGCCACCACTTATGGTACCGGAGAACTGATAAAAGCAGCACTGGATAGTGGCGCAAATCAAATAATTATTTGCATCGGAGGCAGTGCAACTGTGGATGCAGGTACAGGTATTATGCAGGCATTGGGCGGAAAATTTTTTGATATACATGAAAAAGAATTACAACAGTTGCCCGCAACACTCAAAGATCTTTTCGCTGTTAATCTTCTTTCATTGGACAGCAGAATATTACACACAGAAATAATTGTTTTATGTGATGTTGAAAATACCCTGCTTGGAGCGCATGGAGCCGCAAAAATATTCGGGCCACAAAAAGGCGCAACACAAAACGACATTTTAATATTGGAAGAAGGCTTTAAAAAACTTTGCAATATTGTTTATGATGAATCAGGAAAAGATATGTCGATGATAAAACATGGCGGCGCAGCAGGTGGGGTAGCCGCCGGTCTGTATACATTCCTGCATGCAAAACTGGTGAATGGCATCGATCATTTTTTACAGGTAACAAATTTTGATAAAGCACTTCAGCATACAGACCTGGTCATTACCGGGGAAGGAAGTATTGATACGCAAACTTTAAATGGGAAAGGTCCATTTGGTGTAGCACAAAAAGCAAAACAATATAACCTTCCTGTTGTGGGCATCGCCGGCAAAGTACCTCTGCTAGAAGACAACAACCTTCAAAAATATTTTGATGTGTTAATGCCGATAAGCAATGAAGCAATGGATCTATATACAGCAATGCAATACACTTATGAAAATCTTATACGCACTGCAAGGTCATTGGGTGATTTGATAGCTATGAAAAATACAGCTTAG
- a CDS encoding YdeI/OmpD-associated family protein: MPTTEPRIDAYIEKSADFAKPILLHLRKLVHKACPDVNEAIKWSMPFFDYKGAALCNMAAFKEHCAFGFWKARLMKDPEKLFNKDGKNAMGQFNRIISLKDLPSDKILVTYIKEAAQLNEAAVKLPPKQKTPVKEISVPAALTVALKKNKKAQEVFEKFPPSHRKEYIQWITEAKTEATRDKRIKSAVEWISEGKGRNWKYERK, translated from the coding sequence ATGCCAACAACCGAACCACGCATTGATGCATACATAGAAAAATCAGCAGACTTTGCAAAACCAATACTATTGCACTTACGCAAATTGGTACATAAAGCATGCCCTGATGTGAATGAAGCTATCAAATGGAGCATGCCTTTTTTTGATTACAAAGGCGCGGCACTTTGCAACATGGCAGCATTCAAGGAACATTGTGCATTTGGCTTTTGGAAAGCCCGGCTTATGAAAGACCCTGAGAAATTATTTAATAAAGATGGCAAAAATGCGATGGGCCAGTTTAACAGGATCATCTCATTAAAAGATCTGCCTTCAGATAAAATATTGGTTACCTATATTAAAGAAGCAGCCCAGTTAAATGAAGCAGCTGTAAAGCTTCCGCCAAAGCAAAAAACACCTGTAAAAGAGATATCTGTTCCCGCTGCATTGACTGTGGCATTAAAGAAGAACAAAAAGGCACAGGAGGTATTTGAAAAATTTCCACCCTCGCACAGAAAGGAATACATACAATGGATAACCGAAGCAAAAACAGAAGCCACAAGAGATAAAAGAATTAAGTCTGCTGTAGAATGGATCAGTGAAGGAAAGGGTAGGAACTGGAAGTATGAACGCAAATAG
- a CDS encoding 3-keto-disaccharide hydrolase: MKMLILSAVIALALTACGTGTEKAATEDTASAVATETTAMDTGWVSLFDGTTLAGWHSYGKTEPGKAWSVDSGAIHLSAAAKKAYQTDGGGDLVSNDEYENFDLKLEWNISKAGNSGIIFYVHEDTAKYKETWNTGLEMQVLDNDGHSDGKIPKHRAGNLYDLIAANPETVKGPGQWNQAEIVSNKGQLDLYLNGTKVVSTTLWDDNWKKLVAGSKFKDMPDWGTFTKGHIALQDHGNDVWYRNIMIKKL, translated from the coding sequence ATGAAAATGCTGATATTGAGTGCAGTAATTGCACTCGCATTAACCGCATGCGGAACAGGCACAGAAAAAGCCGCTACAGAAGATACTGCTTCTGCCGTAGCAACAGAAACTACAGCTATGGATACGGGGTGGGTATCTTTATTTGACGGCACAACTTTGGCGGGCTGGCACTCTTACGGTAAAACAGAACCAGGTAAAGCATGGTCTGTTGACAGTGGCGCTATACATTTAAGTGCTGCTGCAAAGAAAGCTTATCAAACAGATGGCGGTGGCGACCTTGTTTCTAATGATGAGTATGAAAATTTCGACCTGAAACTTGAATGGAATATTTCAAAAGCTGGTAATAGTGGTATTATATTTTATGTTCATGAAGATACTGCCAAATATAAAGAAACATGGAATACCGGTCTGGAAATGCAGGTGCTGGATAATGATGGCCACAGCGATGGAAAAATTCCAAAACACCGCGCAGGGAATTTATACGACCTGATTGCGGCAAATCCTGAAACGGTGAAAGGTCCGGGACAATGGAACCAGGCCGAGATCGTTTCCAATAAAGGCCAGCTTGATCTTTATTTAAACGGTACGAAAGTTGTCTCTACTACTTTATGGGATGATAACTGGAAAAAACTCGTGGCAGGCAGCAAGTTCAAAGACATGCCTGATTGGGGCACGTTCACTAAAGGTCATATTGCTTTACAGGATCATGGCAATGATGTTTGGTACAGGAATATCATGATCAAAAAATTATAA
- a CDS encoding c-type cytochrome has translation MKKYFVSAALIVLIAACGGGSSSDAAKDSAATVATEPAAAEDITVNPDYKAGLALIAKSNCLTCHKVSEKLIGPAYDSVAAKYAGVDTAVTYLAKKVIAGGSGVWGNVPMTAHPELSQADAEQMVKYILLLKNQ, from the coding sequence TTGAAAAAGTATTTTGTAAGCGCTGCATTAATCGTTCTTATTGCAGCCTGCGGTGGCGGCAGCAGCAGTGATGCAGCTAAAGATTCTGCAGCTACAGTAGCAACAGAACCAGCAGCGGCAGAAGATATAACTGTAAATCCTGATTACAAAGCTGGCCTTGCTCTTATTGCTAAATCAAACTGTCTTACCTGTCATAAAGTATCAGAAAAACTGATAGGTCCTGCTTATGATAGTGTAGCAGCAAAGTATGCAGGTGTGGATACAGCTGTTACATATCTTGCTAAGAAAGTTATTGCAGGTGGTTCCGGTGTTTGGGGAAACGTTCCAATGACTGCTCATCCTGAACTTTCCCAGGCAGACGCTGAACAAATGGTAAAATATATTCTACTTCTGAAAAACCAATAA